A window of Deinococcus sp. HSC-46F16 contains these coding sequences:
- a CDS encoding PIG-L family deacetylase: protein MRGAQTLTPASLPAPVWVVAPHPDDEALGCGGLIAALGAAGREVRALLLSDGGLSHPSSPSHPRERLAGARLAEWQAGLAELGVPAARTRTLGLPDGELHACAEAITRGALAAFREAPPGTLLLPWARDPHPDHRAAWAPLLRAARAFPGVRLLAYTVWLEERGDPADHPRPGETRPLTLDVRPWLAPKRRAIRAHRTQLGLIADDPRGFSLPTSLVGRALNGTETYHEVAPQEVPA from the coding sequence GTGAGGGGCGCCCAGACGCTGACCCCAGCCAGCCTCCCCGCTCCGGTCTGGGTCGTCGCCCCGCACCCGGACGACGAGGCGCTGGGCTGCGGCGGGTTGATCGCCGCGCTGGGCGCCGCCGGGCGGGAGGTCCGGGCCTTGCTGCTCAGCGACGGGGGCCTCTCGCACCCCAGTTCCCCGAGCCATCCCCGCGAGCGGCTGGCCGGGGCGCGGCTCGCGGAGTGGCAAGCGGGGCTGGCCGAGCTGGGCGTGCCCGCCGCACGGACCCGGACGCTGGGGCTGCCGGACGGGGAGCTGCACGCCTGCGCTGAGGCGATCACCCGGGGCGCCCTGGCCGCTTTTCGCGAGGCCCCGCCGGGCACGCTGCTCCTCCCCTGGGCACGCGACCCCCACCCGGACCACCGGGCGGCCTGGGCACCGCTGCTGCGGGCGGCCCGCGCCTTTCCCGGTGTCCGGCTGCTGGCCTATACGGTCTGGCTGGAGGAACGCGGCGACCCCGCCGACCATCCCCGCCCCGGCGAGACCCGGCCCCTCACGCTGGACGTGCGCCCCTGGCTGGCCCCCAAGCGGCGGGCGATCCGGGCGCACCGGACCCAACTCGGCCTGATCGCCGACGACCCGCGCGGCTTCTCCCTGCCCACGAGCCTGGTGGGGCGGGCGCTGAACGGCACCGAGACCTACCATGAGGTCGCTCCCCAGGAGGTCCCCGCATGA
- a CDS encoding MFS transporter, translated as MTPLPASLHRVYSAYPPGFWVLWFGTILNRVGEFVVPLLGFYLMAQQGLPVAQVSVILAMLGAGRFLAEGFSGQLSDRRGPAFTMKLALGGGAIMLLALSTADGFPALVLGVLGFSLFSAMYKPASSAAVADLTSGAQRTQAYTLLYWAINVGASVAPVLGGWLAGRSYRLLFYLDAATMAAYALLIALFFPRRPRPTPAPGTRRRLLPRDRLLGFFCLATLLYSLTYQSYKVLALVFAQQGYAPVQYGQLLAVNGALVILLGLPVGGWISRRNHPRWQAAGAALLGLGFLGHAFATALWQHLLAVAVWSVGEIVAYSISKTVISELGRPGERGTYIGLVGSMSGLATLLAPLLGGLLLTRLGPQTMWLVIAGLAFAGAALYLWLESAVQERRAETAALEQAPLGG; from the coding sequence GTGACGCCCCTTCCCGCTTCCCTGCACCGCGTCTACAGCGCCTACCCACCGGGGTTCTGGGTGCTGTGGTTCGGCACCATTCTCAACCGGGTGGGGGAGTTCGTGGTGCCGCTGCTGGGGTTCTACCTCATGGCCCAGCAGGGGCTGCCGGTCGCGCAGGTCAGCGTGATTCTGGCGATGCTGGGCGCCGGGCGCTTTCTGGCCGAGGGCTTCAGCGGGCAGCTCAGCGACCGGCGCGGCCCGGCCTTCACGATGAAGCTGGCGCTGGGGGGCGGGGCCATCATGCTGCTCGCCCTGTCCACGGCCGACGGCTTTCCCGCGCTGGTGCTGGGGGTGCTGGGGTTCTCGCTCTTCTCGGCGATGTACAAACCGGCCTCCAGCGCGGCGGTCGCGGACCTCACGAGCGGGGCGCAGCGCACCCAGGCCTACACGCTGTTGTACTGGGCCATCAATGTGGGGGCCTCGGTCGCGCCCGTGCTGGGCGGCTGGCTGGCCGGGCGCTCGTACCGGCTGCTGTTCTACCTCGACGCCGCGACGATGGCGGCCTATGCCCTGCTGATCGCCCTGTTCTTTCCCCGGCGGCCCCGCCCGACCCCCGCACCGGGCACGCGGCGACGGCTGCTGCCGCGCGACCGGCTGCTGGGGTTCTTTTGCCTGGCGACCCTGCTCTACAGCCTGACCTACCAGAGCTACAAGGTGCTCGCGCTGGTCTTCGCGCAGCAGGGCTATGCGCCCGTGCAGTACGGTCAACTGCTGGCGGTCAACGGGGCGCTGGTGATCCTGCTGGGGCTGCCCGTCGGCGGGTGGATCTCGCGCCGCAACCATCCCCGCTGGCAGGCGGCGGGAGCGGCGCTGCTGGGGCTGGGGTTTCTGGGACACGCCTTTGCCACGGCGCTGTGGCAGCACCTGCTGGCGGTGGCCGTCTGGTCTGTCGGCGAGATCGTCGCCTACAGCATCAGCAAGACCGTGATCAGCGAGCTGGGGCGGCCGGGGGAGCGCGGCACCTATATCGGGTTGGTCGGCAGCATGAGCGGCCTCGCCACCCTGCTCGCACCCCTGCTGGGGGGCCTGCTGCTCACGCGCCTGGGTCCGCAGACCATGTGGCTGGTGATCGCGGGGCTGGCCTTTGCCGGGGCCGCCCTGTACCTGTGGCTGGAAAGCGCGGTGCAGGAGCGCCGGGCCGAGACGGCGGCCCTGGAGCAGGCCCCTCTGGGCGGGTGA
- a CDS encoding excinuclease ABC subunit UvrA has translation MTFSREDSGFVQVRGARQHNLRDVSVRLPRDALVVFTGVSGSGKSSLAFGTLYAEAQRRYLESVSPYARRLFHQVGAPDVDAIEGLPPAVALQQQRGAPSTRSSVGSVTTLSNLVRMLYSRAGEYPEGQGIVYAEGFSPNTPEGACPHCHGLGRVYEVTEASMVPDPSLTIRERAVAAWPQAWGGQNQRDILVTLGIDVDVPWRELPPETRDWILFTDEQPVVPVYPGLSPEETRRAVKQKRSPDYMGTFSSARRHVLHTFAHTESAAMRRRVQEYMIAAECPVCHGKRLRPEALAVQFAGLDITEFSRLPLAQVAELLRPSTEKQDHGGNAEAHPEQALARQRLAGDLVARLEVLLNLGLGYLHLERSTPTLSPGELQRLRLATQLYSHLFGVVYVLDEPSAGLHPADTEALLAALAGLKTAGNSLFVVEHDLDVVRRADWLVDVGPGAGEGGGEILYSGPPEGLRAVEASQTARYLFREGAAELHEPRSPSGWLELTGVTRHNLRGLSVRFPLGVLTSVTGVSGSGKSTLVSQVLVETLAARLGQTLTEGAEEEDTEDAPAPTTAHLGGDMDALTRLVRVDQKPIGRTPRSNLATYTGLFDQVRKLFAATPLARERGYSAGRFSFNVKGGRCEHCQGEGWVMVELLFLPSVYAPCPVCHGTRYNAETLEVEERGQSIADVLGMTVDAAWAFFRDDAAVFRALDTLREVGLGYLRLGQPATELSGGEAQRIKLATELQRAGRGHAVYVLDEPTTGLHPADVERLTRQLGRLVDAGHTVIAVEHDLGVVTVSDWVIDIGPGAGEAGGRVVAEGPPGEVARAPGSRTAPYLARALGLAPPTPL, from the coding sequence ATGACCTTCTCGCGCGAGGATTCCGGGTTCGTGCAGGTACGTGGGGCGCGGCAACACAACCTGAGGGACGTGTCGGTGCGGCTTCCCCGCGACGCGCTGGTGGTCTTTACCGGGGTCTCCGGCTCCGGCAAATCCTCGCTGGCCTTCGGGACGCTGTATGCCGAGGCGCAGCGGCGGTATCTCGAATCGGTGTCGCCCTATGCCCGGCGCCTCTTTCATCAGGTGGGCGCTCCGGACGTGGACGCCATCGAGGGCCTGCCCCCGGCGGTCGCCCTCCAGCAGCAGCGCGGAGCGCCGAGCACCCGCTCCTCGGTGGGGAGCGTGACCACGCTGTCGAATCTGGTGCGGATGCTCTACTCGCGGGCCGGGGAGTACCCCGAGGGGCAGGGCATCGTCTACGCCGAGGGCTTTTCCCCCAACACGCCGGAGGGAGCCTGCCCCCACTGCCACGGACTGGGGCGGGTCTACGAGGTGACCGAGGCCTCGATGGTGCCCGATCCGTCCCTCACCATCCGCGAGCGGGCGGTCGCCGCGTGGCCGCAGGCGTGGGGCGGGCAGAACCAACGCGACATCCTCGTCACGCTGGGCATCGACGTGGACGTGCCCTGGCGCGAGCTGCCGCCGGAGACGCGCGACTGGATTCTGTTCACCGACGAGCAGCCCGTCGTGCCCGTCTACCCCGGTCTGAGCCCCGAGGAGACGCGGCGGGCCGTGAAGCAGAAGCGCTCCCCCGACTACATGGGCACCTTTTCCAGCGCCCGGCGGCACGTCCTGCACACCTTCGCCCACACCGAGAGCGCGGCCATGCGGCGGCGGGTGCAGGAGTACATGATCGCCGCCGAGTGCCCGGTGTGTCACGGCAAGCGGCTGCGGCCGGAAGCGCTGGCGGTGCAGTTCGCGGGCCTTGACATCACCGAGTTCTCGCGCCTGCCGCTGGCGCAGGTGGCCGAACTGCTGCGGCCCTCCACGGAGAAACAGGACCACGGCGGCAACGCCGAGGCCCACCCCGAGCAGGCCCTCGCCCGGCAGCGGCTTGCCGGGGACCTCGTCGCGCGGCTGGAGGTGCTGCTGAACCTGGGACTGGGGTACCTGCACCTCGAACGCTCGACGCCCACCCTGTCGCCGGGGGAACTTCAGCGGCTGCGCCTCGCCACGCAGCTCTATTCGCACCTCTTCGGCGTGGTGTATGTCCTCGACGAGCCGTCCGCCGGGCTGCATCCCGCCGACACCGAGGCGCTGCTCGCGGCGCTGGCGGGGCTGAAGACCGCTGGAAACTCGCTCTTTGTGGTCGAGCACGACCTCGACGTAGTCCGCCGGGCCGACTGGCTGGTCGACGTGGGGCCGGGCGCGGGCGAGGGGGGCGGCGAGATTCTCTACAGCGGGCCGCCGGAGGGCCTGCGGGCGGTGGAGGCGTCCCAGACCGCCCGTTACCTCTTCCGGGAGGGGGCCGCCGAGCTGCACGAGCCGCGCTCCCCCTCGGGCTGGCTGGAGCTGACGGGCGTGACCCGCCACAACCTGCGGGGCCTGTCCGTGCGCTTTCCGCTGGGCGTGCTGACGAGCGTGACCGGGGTGTCGGGGTCAGGCAAGTCGACGCTGGTGAGCCAGGTGCTCGTCGAAACACTGGCCGCCCGGCTGGGGCAGACCCTGACCGAGGGGGCCGAGGAGGAGGACACCGAAGACGCCCCCGCCCCGACCACCGCGCACCTCGGGGGCGACATGGACGCCCTCACGCGCCTCGTCCGGGTGGACCAGAAGCCCATCGGCCGCACGCCGCGCAGCAACCTGGCGACGTACACCGGGCTGTTCGATCAGGTCCGGAAGCTGTTCGCCGCGACCCCACTCGCCCGCGAACGCGGCTACAGCGCGGGCCGCTTTTCCTTCAACGTGAAGGGCGGGCGCTGCGAGCACTGCCAGGGCGAGGGCTGGGTGATGGTCGAGCTGCTGTTCCTGCCCAGCGTGTACGCGCCCTGCCCGGTGTGCCACGGCACGCGGTACAACGCGGAAACGCTGGAGGTCGAGGAGCGGGGCCAAAGCATCGCGGACGTGCTGGGCATGACGGTGGACGCGGCCTGGGCGTTTTTCCGGGACGACGCGGCGGTCTTCCGGGCGCTGGACACCTTGCGCGAGGTGGGGCTGGGCTACCTGCGGCTGGGGCAGCCCGCGACCGAACTCTCGGGGGGCGAGGCGCAGCGCATCAAGCTGGCGACCGAGTTGCAGCGGGCCGGGCGCGGACACGCGGTCTACGTGCTCGATGAGCCCACCACCGGCCTGCATCCCGCCGACGTGGAGCGGCTGACCCGGCAGCTCGGGCGGCTGGTGGACGCGGGACATACCGTGATCGCCGTCGAGCACGACCTGGGTGTAGTCACGGTCAGCGACTGGGTGATCGACATCGGCCCCGGCGCGGGCGAGGCGGGGGGGCGGGTCGTGGCCGAGGGTCCGCCGGGGGAGGTGGCGCGGGCGCCCGGCAGCCGGACCGCCCCCTACCTGGCGCGGGCGCTGGGGCTGGCCCCGCCGACGCCCCTTTAG
- a CDS encoding cupin domain-containing protein: MSDTTAQKVDSRHSPKGPDGQKYLVSGKSLSMRLWEDQQPGGGDEFHTRPYETVGFVISGRAELHLEGSMLLLEPGNSWVVPEGARHRYQILEAFTAVEATHPPAQVHGRDG; this comes from the coding sequence ATGAGTGACACCACTGCCCAGAAGGTCGATTCCCGCCACTCGCCCAAAGGTCCCGACGGTCAGAAGTACCTCGTGAGCGGCAAGTCCCTCTCCATGCGGCTGTGGGAAGACCAGCAGCCCGGCGGGGGCGACGAGTTTCACACCCGGCCCTACGAGACGGTGGGCTTCGTGATCTCGGGCCGCGCCGAGCTGCACCTGGAGGGCTCCATGCTGCTGCTCGAGCCCGGCAACTCCTGGGTGGTGCCCGAGGGAGCGCGGCACCGCTACCAGATTCTCGAAGCCTTCACGGCGGTGGAGGCCACCCATCCCCCCGCCCAGGTCCACGGGCGCGACGGGTAG
- a CDS encoding class I SAM-dependent methyltransferase — MTPPDETLPDAYFEDVYRASADPWNFETSAYEHAKYARTLAALPRERYARALEVGCSIGVLTGLLAERADTLLSVDVNEQALARARERNRDRRNVTFERRRLPAEAPPGPFDLIVLSEVGYYFSTRDLEEVLDVLTGRLAPGGDLILVHWTPFVPDYPQTGDAVHGAALRRTPASLTHRCGERHEHYRLDVLSKPGT; from the coding sequence ATGACACCCCCCGACGAGACCCTGCCCGACGCCTACTTCGAGGACGTGTACCGCGCGAGCGCCGACCCCTGGAACTTCGAGACCAGCGCGTACGAGCACGCCAAGTACGCCCGCACCCTGGCCGCCCTGCCGCGCGAACGCTACGCCCGCGCCCTGGAGGTGGGCTGCTCCATCGGGGTCCTGACGGGCCTGCTGGCGGAGCGGGCAGACACTTTGCTGAGCGTGGACGTGAATGAGCAGGCCCTCGCCCGCGCCCGCGAGCGCAACCGGGACCGCCGGAACGTGACCTTCGAGCGCCGCCGCCTCCCCGCCGAGGCGCCTCCCGGCCCCTTTGACCTGATCGTGCTCTCCGAGGTGGGGTACTACTTCAGCACGCGGGACCTGGAAGAGGTGCTGGACGTGCTGACGGGGCGCCTCGCTCCCGGCGGCGACCTGATCCTGGTCCACTGGACGCCCTTCGTGCCCGACTACCCGCAGACGGGCGACGCGGTGCACGGGGCCGCCCTGCGCCGCACGCCCGCTTCCCTGACCCACCGCTGCGGCGAGCGCCACGAGCACTACCGGCTGGACGTGCTGAGCAAGCCCGGAACCTGA
- the ilvC gene encoding ketol-acid reductoisomerase: MTATLYTDRSVDLSPIEEKLVAVIGYGNQAHAHAQNLRDSGLNVVVGLREGSASRAKAEQAGLRVLSVEDATREADVIMLLIPDEAQPGVYEQSIAPHLAPGKALAFGHGFNIHFGRITTPEDVDVFLVAPKGPGRMLRRLYVDGSGLAGLFAVAQDATGNARALALAYARGVGCTRVGVLETTFKEETETDLFGEQAVLCGGVPSLIQAGFETLVEAGYQPEVAYFETVHEVKLIVDLIYEKGLAGMRHSISNTAEFGGYVTGARVVTPETKATMRDVLADIQGGRFAEQFVADADAGFPSMEERRHELREHPVEGVGADLRTKLPLLQTRETEV, encoded by the coding sequence GTGACCGCGACCCTGTACACCGACCGCAGCGTGGACCTCTCGCCCATCGAGGAGAAGCTGGTGGCCGTTATCGGCTACGGCAACCAGGCGCACGCCCACGCCCAGAACCTGCGCGACAGCGGGCTGAACGTGGTCGTGGGCTTGCGTGAGGGGTCCGCCAGCCGCGCCAAGGCCGAACAGGCAGGCTTGCGCGTGCTGAGCGTCGAGGACGCCACCCGCGAGGCCGACGTGATCATGCTGCTGATTCCTGACGAGGCGCAGCCGGGGGTCTACGAGCAGAGCATCGCCCCCCATCTGGCACCCGGCAAGGCGCTCGCGTTTGGGCACGGCTTCAACATTCACTTCGGGCGCATCACGACACCGGAGGACGTGGACGTGTTTCTGGTCGCGCCCAAGGGGCCGGGACGGATGCTGCGGCGCCTATACGTGGACGGGAGCGGTCTGGCAGGGCTCTTCGCGGTGGCCCAGGACGCGACCGGGAACGCCAGGGCTCTGGCCCTCGCCTACGCCCGCGGGGTGGGCTGCACGCGGGTGGGCGTGCTGGAAACCACTTTCAAGGAGGAGACGGAGACCGACCTCTTCGGCGAGCAGGCCGTGCTGTGCGGTGGTGTGCCTAGCCTGATTCAGGCGGGCTTCGAGACGCTGGTGGAGGCCGGATACCAGCCCGAGGTCGCCTATTTCGAGACGGTGCACGAGGTCAAGCTGATCGTGGACCTGATCTACGAAAAGGGCCTGGCGGGGATGCGCCACTCCATCTCCAACACCGCCGAGTTCGGCGGCTACGTGACGGGAGCGCGGGTGGTGACCCCGGAAACCAAGGCCACCATGCGGGACGTGCTGGCCGACATCCAGGGGGGCCGCTTCGCCGAGCAGTTTGTCGCAGACGCGGACGCGGGCTTTCCCTCCATGGAGGAGCGGCGCCACGAGCTGCGCGAGCACCCCGTGGAGGGGGTGGGCGCCGACCTGCGAACGAAGCTGCCGCTCCTCCAGACCAGGGAGACCGAGGTCTGA
- a CDS encoding acyl-CoA dehydrogenase family protein translates to MSDRISGPPRPSASAPPSLPAPVAAVIAQEAAARDADGAFPAASFQALREAGLLTATLPTPLGGQGVEGAALLPLLREIGRAGLPVGRVYEGHVNALELIRRYGTPAQLARAARDAHAGELFGVWNTEDGPGLRLVRGPGGLILAGGKTFASGLGHVTRPLLPAEAEEGRVMVLLPAGREPGVPDLRFWHPLGMRATVSGRVEYTGARVREEDLIGQPGDYYRQPEFGGGAVRFLAVQLGGADAVVASARTVLRRLGRAGDDVQRLRFAEVAVRLEAAWHLTREAGRRLAAWPEDRDPAPLLAYVALARTAAEDACLLACEAAERAVGARGLLAPWPTERLLRDLRMYLRQPAPDAARLAAGAWLLDAPEGTVDPWEEA, encoded by the coding sequence GTGAGTGACCGGATTTCGGGGCCGCCGCGCCCGTCAGCCTCTGCCCCCCCCAGCCTGCCTGCCCCGGTGGCCGCCGTCATCGCGCAGGAGGCGGCGGCGCGGGACGCCGACGGGGCCTTTCCCGCCGCCTCCTTTCAGGCCCTGCGGGAGGCGGGGCTGCTGACGGCCACCCTGCCCACCCCGCTGGGGGGACAGGGGGTGGAGGGGGCGGCCCTGCTGCCGCTGCTGCGCGAGATCGGCCGCGCGGGCCTGCCGGTGGGCCGGGTGTACGAGGGCCACGTCAACGCGCTGGAGCTGATCCGGCGATACGGAACGCCCGCTCAGCTCGCCCGCGCCGCGCGGGACGCCCACGCCGGGGAACTGTTCGGCGTGTGGAACACCGAGGACGGGCCGGGGCTGCGGCTGGTGCGGGGGCCGGGCGGCCTGATCCTCGCGGGCGGCAAGACCTTCGCCTCCGGCCTGGGCCACGTCACCCGGCCCCTGCTGCCCGCCGAGGCCGAGGAAGGCCGCGTGATGGTGCTGCTGCCCGCCGGGCGCGAGCCGGGGGTGCCGGACCTCCGCTTCTGGCACCCGCTGGGTATGCGGGCAACCGTCTCGGGCCGGGTGGAGTACACCGGGGCGCGGGTGCGGGAAGAAGACCTGATCGGGCAGCCCGGCGACTACTACCGCCAGCCCGAGTTCGGTGGGGGCGCCGTGCGCTTCCTGGCCGTGCAACTCGGCGGAGCCGACGCCGTGGTCGCCTCGGCGCGGACCGTGCTGCGGCGGCTGGGCCGCGCGGGCGACGACGTGCAGCGGCTGCGCTTCGCGGAGGTGGCGGTGCGGCTGGAGGCGGCCTGGCACCTCACCCGCGAGGCTGGGCGGCGGCTGGCGGCGTGGCCGGAAGACCGCGACCCCGCACCCCTGCTGGCCTACGTGGCCCTGGCCCGCACCGCGGCCGAGGACGCCTGCCTGCTCGCGTGTGAGGCCGCCGAGCGGGCGGTCGGTGCCCGGGGCCTGCTCGCGCCCTGGCCCACCGAGCGGCTGCTGCGCGACCTGCGGATGTACCTGCGCCAGCCCGCCCCCGACGCGGCGCGGCTGGCGGCAGGTGCCTGGCTGCTGGATGCCCCCGAGGGCACCGTGGACCCCTGGGAGGAGGCGTGA